From Anaerolineae bacterium:
GCAGCAGTGTTTGATTCCCAGCCGATGCTGGGCCTGGGCGGGCGAGTCCGGCGGGTCAGTCGGCCAGGGGGCCAGATGCGGGTTGCGCAGCATCCAGCGCACCAGATCGCCATCGATGACGGCGCAGCGCTGCCGGAACTGCGTGGCGTAAACGTGGGCGATGGCGTTCTTGCCGGCAGCAGCCGGCCCTGTCAGTAACGTGATCGGCGGCATGAGATAATCCCTTTCAGTCACGCCTGTTCAGGTAGGCAGTGATGATCTCCACTGCCCGCGCTACACCGTCCTCGGCGCGGATGCGCGCCCCCAGCGCCGCAGCGCGCTGCCGCATGGGCGCATGTTCCACCGCCACGCGGATGGCGTAGGCTAGCTTTCTGGCGGTCAGGGCGCGGCGCGGGATCGGCTCCGGGCTGACGCCGAGTGCCAGAACGCGCCCGGCCCAGTATGCCTGATCCGCCGCGAAGGGCACGATCACCGTCGGGACACCGGCCCGCAGCGCGGCGGCGGTCGTCCCCGCCCCGCCGTGATGCACCACTGCCGCCATGCGTGGGAACAGCCAGTCATGGGGTGCAGCGTCGATGCGCAGGATGGAGTCCGGCAGGTCGGTACGACCCAGCCCGCCCCACCCGCCCAGCAGCACCGCCCGCTGCCCGGCCCGCGCCAGCGCCTCCAGCACGATCGCGGTCACGGTGTCCATATCGCGGCTGATCATGCTGCCGAACCCCACATAGACCGGCGGCGGCCCATCCGCCAGGAAAGCGGTCAGATCGTCCGGCGGCGTCCAACCTGCGCCCTCATCGGTCAGCCAGAAGCCGGTCATGTGGGCGTGATTCGGCCAGTCCGCCGGGTGGGGGATCACCTGCGGGCTACAACCGATCAGGGTCAACGGCGGTGCAGGGGAGTCAAAGGGCCAGCCGTACAGCGGCGGTAGATCGGGGTAACGTCGTTGCAGGATGCGGTAAGACAGCCGGTTGCTGCCCCAGAACAGGGCCGTATACAGGCGGTGGGTGAGGCGGTTGGCCGCCGCCGTGAAGACCGGCAGCCGCGGGAAAAGCAGCGCCGGGAATTCCCCGGTGGGCACAAACAGCGGGTACAGCTGGGCGAAGATCTCCGGGATGCCGCGCTCCACGGCGATCTGGTGGCCAGCCACCGTCAGCAGGAAGCTGTAGAGGACCGCGTCGGCGTCAGCGCAGGCTTCCCGGCACTGCGCCAGTACCTGCCGTCCCAGCGGGAAGGCATATTCGATCACGGCCTGCATCGTCCGTAGCGGGTTCAGCCCGGCGACGTCCACCAGCCGCTGGCTCAGGACGGCGGGGTCCCCGGCCAGCGGGGCGAAATCCAGCCCGTAAGCAGCGACAAAACCGGCGAAGCCCTCCGGCGCGGCCAGCCGGACGCGGTAGCCGGCCCGCTGCAGGCCCAGCCCCAGCGCCACATAGGGCTGCACATCCCCCCGCGAGCCATAGGTCAGTATGGTGATACGCATTGGCGCGATCCCTCTCGCTCCGTCAGGGGCGGTGTGATAGGATGATAGCGCGGTCAGAAACGGCCACACGGCGCGGAGGAAACAGCCGTGCTTGCGGTATATAAAACAGCCGTCCTGCGATTATAGCAGGGCATGCGGGTTCAGGAGGGAAATGGCATGGCGCAACGCCTGGCAATCCTGGTGACGGTGGCAGTCCTGCTGGCGGGCGGCGGATGGCCCGCCCTGGCCCAGGGCGGGGATGGCGAGCGACTCCCCTGTACAGCGGCAGAGGTGGAACCGGTCAGCCATCTGGTGATCGCCATGATCGACTCGCTGGGCCAGGGCGGCCTGAGCGTCGAAGATCAACTCCGCTGGCGGGCGGAGATCGCCGCGCTCGACGTCACCGACTGCGCCGGGATGCGCGACGCACTGCTGCAGCTCCATCTGGCCGCCGATGAACTCCTGATCGGCGCGCTGTTGCTGGAGCGGGCCGCCAACCCCAGCAGCGACTCCGCCGTCACCGACACCGCCGCGCTGGCGATCAACAACGGCCTGACTGCCCTGGTCGGGATGCGCTTCGCCCTGCGCAACACGGACGCGCCCGCCATCAACCCGGCTGATGCCAGTCTGGACGATCTGGACGGTGAAGCGGTGCTGGCGGCATTCCGCGCGGCAGGGCTGCCGGTCGGCGAGGTCACCCACCCGGATGCACCCGCTTCCGCCATGCTGACCGAGCAGATCGACTTCCACCTGGCCGGGCTACCGGAGGGCGAGGGTGGGCAAATCCTGGTCTTTGCCAGCGCCGCCGAGCGGGATTCCTGGCTGGCTGACCTGCTCAGCGAGGAGTCCGAGCCGGGCTACCTGTACCTGCACCGTAACGTGATCGTCCGCCTCAGCCCGGCGCTGGATGGCGCGACCGCCCGGCAGTTCCGCACCGCCCTGCGGGGGATCGAGTAAGCTTCGCAGGCTCTTGGCCGCACCCTGCGGCGCGTCTATACTCATCGTCAGGCGCCTTCTGATTTACCGCGTGCTGGACGACGATGATGAAACTTCTTTCTCCCAATCGGCTGATCGTGATTCTGGCGGCGCTGATAGCGCTGGGGAGCGCCCTGGCCCTGCTGAGCGCGGGCGCCCTGGACGCGGAAGGGACGCGCACCCTGGCCCTCGACGACTCTTACATCCACCTGCAGTACGGCTGGCAGGCGGCGCAGGGCCGCTGGCTGCAGTACAACGATGGGGAAGCGCCCTCCAGCGGGGCCACCAGCTTGCTTTACCTGCTGCTGCTGGCGGGCGGCTTTGCCCTGGGCATCAGCCGGACGGCTATGCCGGAGGTGCTGATCGGGCTGGGGCTGGCGCTGTACCCGCTGGCGGCGGCCCTGCTGGCCGATCTGACCCGCCGGGCGGTTGAGGCGCTGTACGCCCGGCGCGGCCCGCTGGACGATAGCCCGCCGCCGTACTTCCCGCCGTGGAGCGCCGGGTTGCTGGCCGGACTGATCTTTGGCAGCAGCGGCTGGATGGCCTGGGCCTACCTGAGCGGCATGGAGACCGGCCTGCTGCTCACCCTGATCGCCGGGACGCTGTGGGCCTTTCAGGCCGGGCGCGTGCGGCTGACGGCGCTGCTGGGGGCGCTGGCCGTGTTGACCCGCCCGGAAGTCGTCCTGCTGGCCGGGCTATTGCTGCTGGCTCAGGCGATCCTGGACCCGGCGGAGACCAATGACCGGCGGAGGCGCTTCCTGTGGGGTTGCATCCCGGTCAGCGCGGTGATGATCGCCCCGCTGTTCTACCTGGCCGTAACCGGCTCGCCTTCCTCCAGCGGCCTGCTGGCCAAGTCGTGGCTCACCCTGCAGCCCTTTTACCCCGATCGGGTGCTGTTAACCATCCTCGGCACGGCGCTGGATCTGCTGCTGCGTGTGCTCAATCTGCCCGCCCCGGATGGGCTATGGCATGCCTTCCCGCTGGCGCTGGCCTTCGGGCTGGTAGGGGGGCTGGCCCTGGCGGCGCGGGGCCGGGTGCGGGAAAAGCGGCTGGCGCTGGCCGCGCTCGGCTGGGTGATCGTCGGCGCGGCGGCCACCGCCACGCTACAACCTGCCACCTGGCACCACTACCGCTACCAGATGCCGCTGTATCCGGCGCTGGTCGTCCTGCTGAGCGCCGGGCTGGCTGCCCTGGCCAATGAGATCGCCCTGCGCCTGGCGGGGCGCGGCCTGCCAGGCCGGGCGGTGACTGTCGTGGGGCTGCTGATCGTCGCCGTGTGGAGCCTGGTCACGCTGGCCGACTTCCGCGCCCAGTACGCCCTGGACACGGCCACGACCGCCCGCCAGCAAATGGTCCTGGCCGACTGGCTGCGGGCCAACACGCCGGAGGACGCCGTCATCGCTGTGCACGACGTAGGCGTGATGCGCTACCGGGGGGAACGCCAGACCTATGACGTGGTCGGCCTGACCACCGCCGGGATGGCCGCCGTCGCCCGTCACGGGCCGGGCGCGATCTACGAACGGCTGGAGGTGGCTCAGCCAGATTACTACGCCGTCTATCCGGGGGCCGCGCCGCCCTATTACGGGATCGACGTTGCGCCCACGCTGCTTGGCGAGGAAATGTTCCGGGTGGCGCTGGACGACTGGTCGCCCTATACCAGTGCCCAGGATACCCAGGTCGTCACCCGGCCCGACTGGTCGGGCGTTCCTCTGGCGGCAGCGCCTCAACAGCCGCATCTGCTGGAACAGCTGGACGGCTGGTCGCTGACCGACACGCTGGACGTGGCTGACCTGGATAGCGAAGCCGCCCACGACTACGCCTGGTGGCATACCGCCCGGCCGGAAGGCTTCCTGACCCTGCCGCTGGTGATGGCCTACCATGATGCGCCAGGTCTGACCGTGACCGACGCCGCGCGGATTCTGACCGGCGGGGAGTCCTTCACCGTCCGCACGCCGCAGACCGGCGAATGGGCGCTGCTCGTCGCCCGTCTGCACCAGACGCATGACATGACCGTGCGTGTGTACGTCAACGATGCCGACGCCGGGCTGTGGAAGCTGCCAGCACTGCCCGGCGAATGGCTGGAAAGCGCCTTCCTGATCCGGGCCGATCTGGTGCGCGGCCCGCAGACACCAATCCGGCTAGTGATCGAGGACGCCCCGCCGGAGGCCCGCCTGAGCGCCGCTCACTTCTGGCTGTACCAAGGCGAGCCGCAGCTCTTGCCGCCCCCGCCAGGGACAATCAGCGGCGCGGCCTTCGCCGATGTTGTGCGCCTGCGCGGCTATGACCTGCCGGGCAGGGTCTATGCGCCGGGTGAAACGCTGTCGCTGACGCTGTACTGGGAGGCCATCACACCCCACCGCGCCGATCACCGTGTGTTCGCTCACCTGATCGACCCGGAGAACGACACCGCTGCAGGCATCCTGGCCCAGGCGGACGGCGCGCCACGCGGCGGGACGTATCCCTTCTGGGTATGGGCGGAGCGCGAGGCCGTCAGCGACACCATCACGCTGACCATCCCGCCGGACGCCCGCGCCGGCGAGTACCTGTTGCTGGTGGGCATCTATGACGGCGCAACACTGGAACGGCTGCCGATCATCGGTGGGGACGACTTCGGCGCCAGCCGCCTGATCCTGGGGCCGATCACCATCCGCTAAGCAGCAACAAAACGCAGCGGCGGAGCCTTTGTGCCCCGCCGCTGCCGGACCCGCTGTCCTCAGGCCGCCTTTGAGCCAGGTTGTTCGACCTGCTGGCCCAGGTGCTGCGCCGCGTTCACAATCACCTGCGCCGCCAGATCCAGGTCACAACGTCCCGTGTTGATCACCAGATGGTAGAGTTGTGGGTCATCCCAGGCAACATGGAAGAAGCGATCCAGGTACTGCGCTGCGGCCAGGTCACGCTGGTCAATCAACGACCGCGCCTCCACCGGCGAAAGATGTTCCTTTTCCCGGATGCGCGCCAGCCGCCACTCCAGCGGCGCCTGAATGCGCACATGCAACACGCCGGGCTTGTCGGCCAGGATCGCCTGGCTGCCGCGGCCCACGATGACCATATTGTCCCGCGCGTAGGCCGCATTCACCGCCGCCCGTACCAGGGCGATGCACTGTTCCTCATCCAGCTGGACGATGCTGATCTCCGTGGCGCCGGCGGTGCCCCGCGTCCGTTCGGAGACTTCGGCCACGACCCGCTGGCGCGGCCCGAACAGGCTGGCGAAGAAGCTACGCGCCCGGTAATGTTCCTCGGAAAAGTCGACCGCTTCATCCCGCGATAGGCCGACTTCCACGGCCACCTGTTGCAACAGACGTTTATCCAGCAACCGGTATCCCAGCAAGTTACAGACTTGCTCAGCGATTTCATCCCCGCCGCTCCCGTACTGGCGGGAAATCGTGATGACTGCCATCGTGCTTGCCCCCTTGAACCACTGTTAACGGCCGGCGTGATGCCTTTCGGCGGCGGAATCGATATGGCTCTCAGCGGGCGGCATGGGGTCCAGGGAAACCGCGTTGTATAACCCATCTATGTTTATTGTACAGCCATATTCACACAGGATAGCAGAACGGTTTCTTTACCCTGCCTTGAGGGGGTTTCCCAAATATCGCAAGGGCATTTCACCATCATATCGCAATGTTAAAAAATCGTGAAACAGGTTATCCACAGGCCGGTTGAAGATGAGAAAATTTAACATTGCCCGCCGCCCTAACGACCACCCCCACATCTGGCGATCACCCCCCTGCTGACCGGCCAGGACTCCCGCATATAAAGCTTTTCGAAAATCTGTTCGAGAGCGATTCGATTCCCCACCGGTGGGCAATTGTGGATAACCGCCGGGAATCTGGGGATAAACCCGGAAAGCTGTGGAAAAGTTAAGGCGCCTGATTCACCCGCCAGCCAGCGCTGGCAGCGAATAAGCCGCCACCCCCAACCGCTGGCATCGCACAAACGTGCGGCTTCTGGCAACGTTGCGCCTGTGGAAAAGCGCCTGAATCATCCACATTGCCTGCTGTGGATATGTGGACAAGCCTGGCCCGCACCGACAGGATCGCCACTGCTGCTCACCCCCACTGCTGGGGGGACATGAGCTGTCTATCGCCTCCTGTCCACATATCCACAGGGCCTGCTATGATGACTGAATGACTCTGATCCGGCTGGGGATAGCTGAGGTGTGGGGGCAATTGCCCCGCGCCGGGAATTCAAGTACGATGATCACCACCATCTGGCGTTATCCGGAGAGAGGACAGCGCCCTCCTTATGGCAACACATGAATCGCCTGAGGTGCTACGCCAGCGAGTCGACACACTGACCCGACTGGTGCAGGTCAGCCTGGTGCTCAATTCCACACTGGCGCTCGACCCGCTGTTACGCTTTATCATGGATTCGGCCAGTGCGCTGGTCGACGCTGAAGCAGCGTCGATTCTGCTGCTGGATAGCGATACGCATCATCTGGTCTTTGCCGCCAGCAGCAGCGCCGGCTCGCAGGGGCTAATCGGCCAGCCGGTCCCGCAGGAAGGCAGCATCGCCGGTCAGGTCCTCCGGGAAAACCGCCCGCTGGCGATCAACGATGTCCGCCGCGATCCGCGCCATTACCGCCGGATGGACGAGATCACGCAGTTTGAGACGCGCTCCGTGCTGGGTGTGCCCATGCTGATCAAGGAGCGTCCGATCGGCGTACTGGAGGCGGTCAACAAACGGGTTGGCCCCTGGACAGTGCAGGATCGCACCACGCTGACCATCCTGGCCTCTCAGGCCGCCGTTGCCATTGAAAATGCCCGGCTGGTCAGCGCCCTGCAGAAGGCCAACCAGGAACTCTCCCGGCTGGATACACTCAAGAATCAATTCATTGCTATTGCCAGCCATGAACTGCGCACGCCGCTGGGCATCATCCTGGGTTATGCCTCATTCCTCAAAGAGGAAGCGCAGGGCGCCGTCAGCGCCCACGCCGAGGCCGTCTTCCGCGGTGCGCTACAACTGCGGGCGGTCATTGAGCAACTCACCAACCTGGGTTACCTCAAGCAACATGGCGGG
This genomic window contains:
- a CDS encoding glycosyltransferase family 1 protein — translated: MRITILTYGSRGDVQPYVALGLGLQRAGYRVRLAAPEGFAGFVAAYGLDFAPLAGDPAVLSQRLVDVAGLNPLRTMQAVIEYAFPLGRQVLAQCREACADADAVLYSFLLTVAGHQIAVERGIPEIFAQLYPLFVPTGEFPALLFPRLPVFTAAANRLTHRLYTALFWGSNRLSYRILQRRYPDLPPLYGWPFDSPAPPLTLIGCSPQVIPHPADWPNHAHMTGFWLTDEGAGWTPPDDLTAFLADGPPPVYVGFGSMISRDMDTVTAIVLEALARAGQRAVLLGGWGGLGRTDLPDSILRIDAAPHDWLFPRMAAVVHHGGAGTTAAALRAGVPTVIVPFAADQAYWAGRVLALGVSPEPIPRRALTARKLAYAIRVAVEHAPMRQRAAALGARIRAEDGVARAVEIITAYLNRRD
- a CDS encoding cytidylate kinase-like family protein produces the protein MAVITISRQYGSGGDEIAEQVCNLLGYRLLDKRLLQQVAVEVGLSRDEAVDFSEEHYRARSFFASLFGPRQRVVAEVSERTRGTAGATEISIVQLDEEQCIALVRAAVNAAYARDNMVIVGRGSQAILADKPGVLHVRIQAPLEWRLARIREKEHLSPVEARSLIDQRDLAAAQYLDRFFHVAWDDPQLYHLVINTGRCDLDLAAQVIVNAAQHLGQQVEQPGSKAA
- a CDS encoding GAF domain-containing protein, encoding MATHESPEVLRQRVDTLTRLVQVSLVLNSTLALDPLLRFIMDSASALVDAEAASILLLDSDTHHLVFAASSSAGSQGLIGQPVPQEGSIAGQVLRENRPLAINDVRRDPRHYRRMDEITQFETRSVLGVPMLIKERPIGVLEAVNKRVGPWTVQDRTTLTILASQAAVAIENARLVSALQKANQELSRLDTLKNQFIAIASHELRTPLGIILGYASFLKEEAQGAVSAHAEAVFRGALQLRAVIEQLTNLGYLKQHGGVELVRAWTPLADLLHAAEQDIASLAEAKRHRLNVLIPADAPALYVDAVRVQSALGNLLNNAVKFTPEGGTITLRAEVKPSEVWVIISDNGIGFPPDQREKIFEEFYQVEDHLTRHYGGIGLGLAIARALIEAHGGRIWAESAGPGQGATFTFCLPLDADLPPLR